Proteins encoded together in one Funiculus sociatus GB2-C1 window:
- a CDS encoding class I SAM-dependent methyltransferase — MPYPTLPSSIREILLEVLSTLPLQLCIDCWGTEQLSSTSTNNHLSKFTLQIHHPGVIRILILTQDILVLGEAYLQGFVDFSGDINDLLRLENISYSHIKRSKLIKSWTEALTLPQLPVSLQENSPWQKLKFGTKERDQAVIQHHYDVGNDFYRLWLDPLLIYSCAYFESEQMSLKEAQEAKLDRICRKLRLKSGEYLLDIGCGWGALLRWAISHYGVKGYGITLSKEQLDFNQRIIEKEGLGEQMQVELLDYRDLPKQPTFDKIVSIGMVEHVGVNNYPIYFQNTLSALKPGGLFLNHGMTAMEQSDGSSLNDRFIERYIFPDGKLSNLSTNLAAAEERGWEIVDVETWRSHYGKTFRCWAANLEVAMEQAIALIGEPKARLWRLYLTGFAQSFEQNYLAVYQMLLRRQADKEWNLPLTRKDWLC, encoded by the coding sequence ATGCCTTACCCTACTCTTCCTTCCAGTATCCGCGAAATCTTGCTTGAAGTGTTGTCTACACTACCTCTGCAATTGTGCATTGATTGCTGGGGTACAGAGCAACTATCATCCACAAGCACTAATAACCATCTTTCTAAATTCACATTGCAGATTCATCATCCCGGAGTAATCAGGATTCTCATTCTCACTCAAGATATTTTGGTGTTAGGTGAAGCCTATCTTCAGGGCTTCGTGGACTTTTCAGGTGACATCAACGACCTACTACGATTAGAGAATATTTCCTACTCCCACATCAAACGCAGCAAATTAATCAAGTCTTGGACTGAAGCCCTGACTTTACCCCAGTTACCTGTATCGCTTCAAGAAAATTCACCTTGGCAAAAACTTAAATTTGGCACTAAAGAACGTGACCAAGCAGTTATTCAACATCACTATGATGTCGGCAATGATTTTTACCGCCTTTGGCTCGATCCTTTGCTTATTTACTCATGTGCTTATTTTGAAAGTGAACAGATGAGCCTCAAAGAAGCTCAGGAAGCTAAACTTGATAGAATTTGTCGTAAGCTGCGGCTGAAATCAGGAGAGTATTTACTAGACATTGGCTGTGGCTGGGGTGCTTTGCTACGCTGGGCTATAAGCCATTACGGAGTGAAAGGTTATGGCATTACTCTGAGCAAAGAACAACTGGATTTTAATCAGAGAATAATTGAAAAAGAAGGTTTGGGCGAACAGATGCAAGTTGAGCTTTTAGACTATCGAGACTTACCCAAGCAGCCAACTTTCGACAAAATTGTTTCTATTGGTATGGTTGAACACGTAGGAGTTAATAACTATCCAATATATTTTCAGAATACTTTATCTGCTTTGAAGCCTGGAGGTTTGTTCCTTAACCACGGCATGACTGCGATGGAACAATCGGATGGTTCTAGTCTTAACGATCGTTTTATTGAGCGTTACATTTTTCCGGATGGAAAATTGTCCAATCTGTCTACCAATTTAGCTGCCGCAGAGGAAAGGGGATGGGAAATTGTCGATGTTGAAACTTGGCGATCGCACTACGGCAAAACTTTCAGATGTTGGGCTGCTAACCTAGAGGTAGCGATGGAGCAAGCGATCGCTTTAATCGGAGAACCGAAAGCGCGATTATGGCGGCTTTATCTGACTGGTTTTGCCCAATCCTTTGAACAGAACTATCTGGCAGTCTATCAAATGTTACTGCGACGGCAGGCTGATAAAGAATGGAATTTGCCTCTTACTCGTAAGGATTGGTTATGTTGA
- a CDS encoding ATP-binding protein, with translation MLTIPGYKNLIKIHESSKTVVYRGYSDRDRQPIIAKFLRKEYPDLTDVAKFTHQYEITKNLNLPGIVKPIKLQKHKNFLVLIFEDFGGESLKDNITSQRIELLDFLQIAIQLSETIGQIHKYKIIHKDIKPQNIIINPETGLVKITDFSISSLLSVENQTISNPNLLEGTLAYMSPEQTGRMNRSIDYRTDFYSLGVTFYEMLTGQLPFQSSDPMELIHCHIAKQPEIPHALNKDIPQALSALVMKLLSKTAEDRYQSAFGIKADLECCLNQLNNTGRIENFLLSKYDISDKFQVSQKLYGREAEIAVLMNAFERVSLGTTEIVLVSGFSGIGKSALVNEIHKPIVRQRGYFISGKFDQFKRNVPYDSLIQAFQKLMRQLLTETEEQIFVWRRKLLKSLSSNGQVIIEVIPEVELIIGKQPPVPELEPAESRNRFNLVFQKFISVFTTKEHPLVLFLDDLQWADSPSLKLLQLLMTTPNSQYLLMIGAYRDNEVNATHPLMLALNEIEAYRTVINNIALQPLSIKYVNQLVADTLHCSIEKTTFLAELIFHKTHGNPFFLTQFLKSLYEENLVTFNLDSSYWQWNLEQIQTMEITDNVVELMVKKIQKLGQTTQNVMKLAACIGNEFNLKILSIVNEKPQIETSDTLQEAVKEGLILPIGDAYKYIQSYVDDADGNNTNQEIVVSYRFLHDRVQQAVYSLIPEADKQQVHLKVGQLIIINASASELEDKIFDIVNQLNLGKNLIASQEEKYFLAKLNLNAGSKAKLSSAFEPALKYITAGMELLVEHSWETQYDLTLSLHMERADCEYLNGNIEESEKFFEIILNKATSKIEKANVYISKVIIKTALVKPQEAVKISKEGLRLFGIDIPDNETKLKSLIDRENEILKLNIKNKKVTELINAPEMTDPEQIILTKLLTNTIMPARFVNKDLAYVVILKTVNISLTYGNSNVTSFAYMSYGLALAGIDEFETAYEFGSLALKLNDKFNNLALKPRLYSVFSNYINHWKNHLKTDYKYLKHGFETAIEVGDFQWATYLVFYLVVKLFMKGEALDSLYQEYQKYNEFLRQKSGAFYDFLKLTQEIICILQGETIKDESFEREKHINEIKKLAGIQITYCIFESQRLYLYENYADAVVMAREAEKLVSAVFASILVPEHYFYYTLIQANLYPGLSDMEKEPAMENMLANTETMRKWAESCPQNFFHKYLLMSAELARITDKPQEAMNLYERAIKSAQENDYIQNEAVANELAAKFYLAKGFDLIAKAYFTEARYSYLKWGAIAKAKALEEKYSQFYSATSITNTKEAKAGSVASTSGEAGALDLTTIVKASQALAGEIVLSKLLEKLMKIVIENAGAQKGFLILEESGNLVIAAEGAVDQNEISVLQYTPIESSQKVSIAIANYVKRTKENLVLNDAVNEGLFKSDIYVLQHQPKSILCTPIIKQTQLLGLLYLENNLTTNAFTPKRLEVLEILSSQIAISLENAKLYDEMTALNADLKQEISERKQAEAQLSDSEERFRIIAETTPIPLIITRITDGLVLYANDVCSSSLGVSTKELIGRKAPDFQYYPTERQKIVKILAQNGYVHNYELLAKKLDGTLFWINLSIQPITFNGERAMLSAFFDINDRKRMEELKDEFLANTSHELRTPLNGIIGIAESLIDGATGKLPEKTISNLAMVVSSGRRLSNLVNDILDFAKLKHRNLALQIKPVAMDAIANVVLTLSQPLIGTKPLQLRNSIDSLTPPVDADEDRLQQILSNLVGNAIKFTDTGVVEVSAKLIESSIESEELNLNSSTQKSLTPCLEISVSDTGIGIPADSLDRIFESFEQADGTTARVYGGTGLGLAITKQLVELHGSKICVESTVGKGSRFSFTLPLSQNVEIPTTSLQKTPSLTKFKELPEISKSKLNIQGNTTQQSLTEIKTNEGDFKILIVDDEPINIQVLVNYLSEQNYILTQASNGIEALSMIENGLRPDMILLDVMMPRMTGYEVCQKIREQFSPSELPILMLTAKNQVSDLVEGFNSGANDYLTKPISKNELLARINIHLQLANLEALQQSEEREREKAQQLELTLRELQRTQSQLIQAEKMSALGQLVAGVAHEINNPVNFIYGNLSHANSYAQDLLKLLELYQQHYPNPVPEIVSQVEEIELEYLKEDLPKIINSMEMGAERINQIVLSLRNFSRLDQAEMKAVDIHSGIDSSLVILQSRLKERPGQPEIQIIKEYGDLPPVYCYAGQLNQVFMNLLTNAIDALEMVGEGWEMSNGEFAIQNQGMFWEKPEVGGITSHPSNPSSISPKIASKSGDVLGIINLPKNQAEIKNREIRICTEVLEGDQIAIRIADNGLGIPPEVQQRIFDPFFTTKPVGKGTGLGLSISYQIVVDKHGGQIECLSTPGRGTEFIIIVPIRQNCL, from the coding sequence ATGCTTACCATTCCTGGCTACAAAAATTTAATAAAAATTCACGAAAGTTCAAAAACAGTTGTATACCGGGGATATAGCGATCGCGATCGGCAACCGATTATCGCTAAATTTCTTCGGAAAGAGTATCCCGATTTAACGGATGTTGCCAAATTCACACATCAATATGAAATTACAAAAAATCTGAATTTACCAGGAATAGTTAAACCAATAAAATTACAAAAGCACAAAAACTTTTTGGTTTTAATATTTGAAGATTTTGGCGGAGAAAGCCTAAAAGATAATATTACATCTCAAAGGATAGAACTACTGGATTTCCTGCAAATAGCTATTCAACTTTCAGAAACAATTGGTCAAATCCATAAATATAAAATTATACACAAAGATATTAAACCTCAAAATATTATCATTAACCCTGAAACTGGTCTAGTAAAAATTACTGACTTTAGCATTTCATCCCTATTGTCTGTCGAGAACCAAACAATTAGTAATCCCAATTTGCTCGAAGGCACTCTTGCCTATATGTCACCAGAGCAAACTGGGAGAATGAATCGCTCAATTGATTACCGCACAGACTTCTATTCTTTAGGTGTCACCTTTTATGAAATGCTGACGGGTCAGTTACCTTTCCAATCTAGCGACCCGATGGAATTGATCCACTGCCACATTGCTAAACAACCAGAAATACCCCATGCTCTGAATAAAGACATTCCGCAAGCACTATCAGCGCTGGTAATGAAGCTATTATCTAAAACTGCTGAAGACCGCTATCAAAGCGCTTTTGGAATAAAAGCTGACCTGGAATGTTGTCTAAATCAGCTAAATAATACTGGAAGAATTGAAAACTTTTTACTAAGTAAATATGATATTTCCGATAAATTTCAAGTTTCCCAAAAACTCTACGGTCGGGAAGCTGAAATTGCGGTACTAATGAATGCTTTTGAAAGAGTTAGTCTAGGCACAACTGAAATCGTGCTAGTTTCCGGCTTTTCTGGTATTGGTAAATCCGCATTGGTAAATGAAATTCATAAGCCAATTGTGCGGCAAAGAGGTTACTTTATTAGTGGTAAGTTTGACCAGTTTAAGCGAAACGTTCCTTATGATTCTTTAATTCAAGCTTTTCAGAAATTAATGAGGCAGTTGTTAACAGAAACTGAGGAACAGATATTTGTCTGGAGAAGGAAACTTTTAAAATCTCTCAGCTCCAACGGTCAGGTAATCATTGAAGTCATTCCTGAGGTAGAACTTATTATTGGCAAACAGCCTCCTGTTCCTGAACTAGAACCCGCAGAATCACGAAATCGCTTTAACTTAGTTTTTCAAAAATTTATTAGTGTCTTTACTACTAAAGAACATCCGCTAGTTCTATTTCTGGATGATCTACAATGGGCTGATTCTCCTTCTTTAAAGTTGCTTCAGCTACTGATGACTACTCCGAATAGCCAATATTTATTAATGATTGGTGCTTATCGAGATAATGAAGTCAATGCAACTCATCCTTTGATGCTGGCTTTGAATGAAATTGAGGCTTATAGAACTGTTATAAATAATATTGCCCTTCAACCTTTAAGTATAAAATATGTCAATCAATTAGTTGCTGATACTCTTCATTGCTCAATAGAAAAAACAACCTTTTTAGCAGAATTAATATTTCATAAAACCCACGGCAATCCCTTTTTTTTAACCCAGTTTTTAAAGTCGCTTTATGAAGAAAATTTAGTAACTTTTAACTTAGATAGTAGTTACTGGCAGTGGAATCTAGAGCAGATTCAGACAATGGAGATCACAGATAATGTGGTCGAATTAATGGTTAAGAAAATTCAAAAACTTGGCCAGACTACACAAAATGTGATGAAGCTGGCAGCTTGTATCGGTAATGAGTTTAATTTAAAAATACTTTCTATTGTCAATGAAAAGCCACAGATAGAAACCTCCGATACTCTCCAAGAAGCGGTAAAAGAAGGACTAATTTTACCAATAGGTGATGCCTATAAATATATTCAATCTTATGTAGATGATGCTGATGGTAATAATACTAATCAGGAGATAGTAGTTTCCTACAGATTTTTACACGATCGCGTACAGCAAGCCGTTTATTCTTTAATACCAGAAGCAGATAAACAACAGGTTCATCTCAAAGTTGGACAGTTGATTATTATAAATGCTAGTGCTTCAGAGTTAGAAGACAAAATTTTTGATATTGTTAATCAATTAAATCTAGGTAAGAACTTAATTGCTTCTCAAGAAGAAAAATATTTCTTAGCAAAATTAAATCTCAACGCTGGCAGTAAAGCAAAATTATCTAGTGCATTTGAACCAGCTTTGAAATACATTACTGCTGGTATGGAGCTGCTAGTAGAACATAGCTGGGAAACCCAATATGATCTGACTCTATCTCTTCACATGGAGCGTGCCGACTGTGAATATCTGAATGGAAATATTGAAGAATCTGAAAAGTTTTTTGAAATAATTCTAAATAAAGCAACTTCAAAAATAGAAAAAGCTAACGTATATATTAGTAAAGTTATTATTAAAACTGCGCTGGTCAAGCCGCAAGAAGCTGTTAAAATTAGCAAGGAAGGTTTGAGGCTGTTTGGCATTGACATTCCCGATAATGAAACAAAATTAAAAAGTCTAATAGATCGGGAAAACGAAATTTTAAAACTAAATATTAAAAACAAGAAAGTTACAGAATTAATTAACGCCCCTGAGATGACTGATCCAGAGCAAATCATTTTAACAAAATTGCTCACAAACACGATTATGCCTGCTCGCTTTGTAAATAAAGATTTAGCGTATGTAGTAATCTTAAAAACCGTAAATATATCTTTAACCTATGGCAATTCAAATGTAACATCTTTTGCCTATATGTCTTATGGATTAGCGCTGGCAGGGATTGATGAATTTGAAACTGCTTATGAATTTGGCTCTCTAGCTTTAAAGCTTAACGATAAGTTTAATAACTTAGCTTTGAAGCCACGGCTTTATTCAGTATTTAGTAACTATATTAATCATTGGAAAAATCATTTAAAAACTGATTATAAATATCTGAAGCATGGGTTTGAGACTGCAATTGAAGTAGGTGATTTTCAATGGGCTACTTACCTGGTTTTTTACTTGGTAGTAAAGCTTTTCATGAAAGGAGAGGCTTTAGATAGTTTATATCAAGAATATCAAAAATATAATGAATTCTTAAGGCAGAAGTCTGGAGCTTTTTATGATTTTTTAAAGTTGACGCAAGAAATTATCTGTATATTACAGGGTGAGACGATAAAGGATGAGAGTTTTGAACGAGAGAAGCATATAAACGAAATAAAAAAGCTTGCCGGAATTCAGATTACTTATTGTATTTTTGAGTCTCAGAGACTCTATCTATATGAAAATTATGCCGATGCCGTGGTAATGGCAAGAGAAGCTGAAAAATTGGTGTCGGCTGTGTTTGCATCAATTTTAGTGCCGGAACATTATTTTTACTACACTTTAATTCAAGCAAATCTGTATCCGGGTTTGTCAGATATGGAGAAAGAGCCAGCAATGGAAAATATGTTGGCTAATACAGAAACGATGAGAAAGTGGGCTGAGTCGTGTCCGCAAAACTTTTTTCATAAATACTTACTGATGTCAGCTGAGTTGGCTCGAATTACTGACAAACCTCAAGAGGCTATGAATTTATATGAAAGGGCAATCAAATCAGCACAAGAAAATGATTACATTCAAAATGAAGCTGTTGCTAATGAATTAGCGGCGAAGTTCTATTTGGCGAAAGGATTTGATTTGATTGCCAAAGCCTACTTTACAGAAGCACGTTATAGCTATCTAAAATGGGGCGCGATCGCTAAAGCAAAAGCTTTAGAAGAAAAATATTCCCAGTTCTATTCTGCCACTTCCATAACAAACACTAAAGAAGCTAAAGCTGGCAGTGTAGCCTCTACTAGCGGGGAAGCGGGAGCGTTAGATTTGACAACGATTGTTAAAGCTTCTCAAGCCTTGGCTGGTGAAATTGTTCTGAGCAAGCTGCTAGAAAAATTAATGAAAATTGTCATAGAAAATGCAGGAGCGCAGAAAGGCTTTCTCATTTTAGAAGAATCTGGCAATTTAGTTATTGCTGCTGAAGGGGCAGTTGATCAAAATGAGATAAGTGTTCTGCAATATACTCCCATAGAATCTAGCCAAAAAGTTTCAATAGCGATTGCTAATTATGTCAAGAGAACAAAAGAAAATTTGGTTTTAAACGATGCCGTTAACGAAGGTTTATTTAAGTCAGATATTTATGTATTACAACATCAACCTAAATCTATATTATGTACACCGATTATTAAACAAACGCAACTGCTCGGTCTGCTTTATCTAGAAAACAATTTAACGACAAATGCCTTCACTCCAAAACGGCTGGAAGTTTTAGAAATTTTATCTTCTCAAATTGCGATTTCTCTGGAAAATGCCAAATTATATGATGAGATGACTGCCTTAAATGCGGATCTCAAGCAAGAAATCAGTGAACGCAAGCAAGCAGAAGCGCAGTTAAGCGATAGCGAAGAAAGGTTCCGGATTATTGCCGAAACAACTCCAATCCCGTTAATCATCACCCGCATAACCGATGGTTTAGTTCTTTACGCAAACGATGTTTGTAGTTCCAGTTTGGGTGTATCAACTAAAGAGTTAATTGGTCGCAAGGCTCCCGACTTTCAATACTACCCCACCGAGCGGCAAAAAATTGTAAAAATACTTGCTCAGAATGGCTACGTTCACAACTACGAATTACTGGCAAAGAAGCTAGACGGAACGCTGTTTTGGATTAATCTATCTATTCAACCAATTACATTTAATGGCGAACGAGCGATGCTCAGTGCGTTCTTTGACATTAACGATCGCAAGCGGATGGAAGAACTTAAAGACGAATTTTTAGCTAACACTTCTCATGAACTCCGCACCCCACTTAATGGCATTATTGGTATTGCCGAATCTCTAATTGATGGTGCAACTGGAAAACTACCTGAAAAAACCATTTCTAACCTAGCAATGGTGGTATCAAGTGGTAGAAGATTGTCTAACTTAGTCAACGACATCCTCGATTTTGCCAAACTGAAACACCGGAATTTAGCGCTGCAAATCAAGCCAGTAGCAATGGACGCGATCGCTAACGTCGTGCTTACCCTCAGCCAGCCTCTCATCGGTACAAAACCTTTGCAACTGCGAAACTCAATCGATTCCTTAACTCCCCCCGTTGATGCTGATGAAGATCGCTTGCAACAGATACTCTCCAATTTGGTTGGAAATGCGATTAAATTTACAGATACTGGTGTAGTCGAAGTGTCGGCTAAGTTAATAGAATCTAGCATAGAAAGTGAAGAGTTAAATCTAAACTCTTCAACTCAAAAATCTCTTACCCCTTGCTTAGAGATTTCAGTGTCTGATACTGGCATTGGTATCCCCGCAGATTCATTAGACAGAATTTTTGAATCTTTTGAACAAGCTGATGGCACAACCGCCAGAGTTTACGGAGGAACTGGTCTTGGTCTTGCCATCACTAAACAACTGGTAGAATTGCATGGCAGTAAAATTTGCGTTGAGTCCACCGTTGGTAAAGGCTCCCGGTTTAGCTTTACTCTGCCACTTTCGCAAAATGTAGAGATACCAACAACATCCTTACAGAAAACTCCCTCACTCACAAAATTTAAAGAGTTACCGGAAATCTCTAAGTCGAAACTTAATATTCAAGGCAATACCACCCAGCAAAGTTTAACAGAGATCAAGACGAATGAAGGAGATTTTAAAATATTAATAGTAGATGATGAGCCTATAAATATACAAGTTTTAGTTAACTACCTTTCCGAGCAAAACTACATACTTACCCAAGCCTCAAATGGCATAGAAGCCTTATCAATGATTGAGAACGGCTTAAGACCCGACATGATATTACTAGATGTAATGATGCCGCGAATGACAGGGTATGAAGTTTGTCAAAAAATCCGCGAACAGTTTTCACCATCAGAACTGCCTATATTAATGTTGACCGCAAAAAATCAAGTATCAGATTTAGTGGAAGGATTCAACTCAGGGGCTAATGATTATTTAACTAAACCTATCTCAAAAAATGAACTTTTAGCGCGAATTAACATTCATCTTCAACTGGCTAATTTGGAGGCACTGCAACAATCTGAAGAGAGAGAGCGGGAGAAAGCGCAACAGTTAGAACTTACTTTACGGGAATTACAACGTACTCAATCTCAACTAATTCAAGCAGAAAAAATGTCTGCTCTTGGGCAACTGGTAGCAGGAGTAGCTCACGAAATTAACAATCCTGTAAACTTCATTTACGGTAATCTCAGCCATGCAAATAGCTATGCTCAAGACTTACTTAAACTCTTGGAACTCTATCAGCAACATTATCCCAATCCTGTGCCAGAAATTGTTTCCCAGGTGGAGGAAATTGAGCTGGAATATTTGAAAGAAGATTTGCCAAAAATTATCAACTCAATGGAGATGGGAGCTGAGCGCATTAATCAGATTGTGCTATCTTTGCGAAATTTCTCCAGGCTAGATCAAGCCGAAATGAAGGCAGTTGATATTCATTCTGGGATTGATAGTAGTTTGGTTATTTTGCAAAGTCGCCTGAAAGAAAGACCCGGACAGCCTGAGATTCAAATTATCAAAGAGTATGGTGATTTGCCCCCTGTGTATTGCTACGCCGGACAATTAAATCAGGTGTTTATGAATCTGCTTACTAATGCGATTGATGCTTTGGAAATGGTGGGTGAGGGCTGGGAAATGAGCAATGGGGAATTTGCAATCCAAAATCAGGGGATGTTTTGGGAAAAACCGGAGGTTGGAGGAATAACCAGTCATCCCTCAAATCCCTCGTCAATCTCCCCCAAAATTGCTTCAAAATCAGGCGATGTTTTAGGAATAATTAATCTCCCCAAAAACCAAGCCGAAATTAAAAATCGGGAGATTCGGATTTGTACCGAAGTTTTAGAAGGCGATCAAATAGCGATCCGTATTGCCGACAATGGGTTAGGGATTCCTCCGGAAGTACAGCAGCGAATATTTGACCCCTTCTTTACGACTAAACCTGTAGGGAAAGGTACAGGGCTAGGGTTGTCTATCAGTTATCAAATTGTGGTGGACAAGCACGGTGGTCAAATAGAGTGTCTGTCTACACCAGGGAGAGGAACAGAGTTTATCATTATCGTTCCTATTCGACAAAACTGCCTCTAA
- a CDS encoding AAA-like domain-containing protein: MDIFETLPTIFRWLMGINGIDSFYRIEAGGIPLTEQTYVERDADEKLRQFTQLNRVNSRMCFILAPRQTGKTSLMVKTIGQLPDEEFICIQLDFQEFSSSAESDETLYYSLLNQICRQISDIDADNYWVKLLNATWNETPDLDPKLRFKNFLIEHILKKKDDKKLIIFIDEIQNIIGYKQQNSFIGFIKSLSQSDRPVALRRLAFVLLGVARPTDLVTDYKVALNLGERIELGGLQESNCNPLWQGLEDVTDDPQTVLSYILDWTGGQPFLTQALCHLVAVGRKIQDSTDIEEYIEKLVISNVIKDWRRQDRLYRLSHLEEIENWFIRVDSSQKLEKLAALSLYRKILNKDKIRFEQNDPKHWDLLISGLVARNNDDFLKVSNRIYEQVFTLNWVNEKEEALQEGMMAEPLSRIYNRDVFMLIDQSASTLKKDGGEKTRWKLLEELITGHVATILERDDGSDAQVKICEQVYATTFNLNKYRGNFYMISDADNVEDIFLENRPDANSFVVPTLRHCFDMWLNGREKVTLKDIKDGNEKGAFFIIYTDGQFDDPLAFEQFITESTLKVEDHRIIKILIIGLGKGVNVKYFDNLDTRRYKDAKGDDCNIVVFDLAEDLDEGIIELMQRQLRDSSKMRKGFSL; this comes from the coding sequence ATGGACATATTTGAAACTTTACCAACAATCTTTAGGTGGCTAATGGGCATTAATGGAATAGACAGCTTTTATCGGATTGAGGCAGGTGGTATCCCGCTAACAGAACAGACTTATGTGGAGAGAGATGCAGATGAGAAACTGCGTCAATTTACCCAACTAAATCGCGTAAACAGCCGAATGTGTTTTATCCTAGCTCCCCGCCAAACCGGGAAGACTAGCTTGATGGTAAAGACAATTGGACAGTTGCCTGATGAGGAATTTATCTGTATCCAACTTGACTTTCAAGAGTTCAGTAGTAGTGCAGAATCTGACGAAACCCTTTATTACAGCCTTCTTAATCAAATCTGCCGCCAAATATCTGATATAGACGCAGATAACTATTGGGTTAAATTACTCAATGCTACTTGGAATGAAACCCCAGACCTCGATCCAAAACTAAGATTTAAAAATTTTCTAATTGAACATATCCTCAAAAAGAAAGATGACAAAAAGCTAATTATTTTTATTGACGAAATTCAAAACATAATTGGTTACAAACAGCAGAACAGTTTTATCGGGTTTATTAAGTCTCTTTCCCAAAGCGATCGCCCAGTTGCTCTCCGGAGACTGGCGTTTGTTCTGCTTGGCGTTGCCAGACCTACAGACCTGGTAACTGATTATAAGGTTGCTTTGAATTTGGGAGAGCGCATTGAACTAGGAGGACTGCAAGAAAGCAATTGTAACCCGCTTTGGCAAGGACTCGAAGACGTTACCGACGACCCGCAAACAGTCCTCTCCTACATCTTAGATTGGACGGGAGGGCAACCATTTCTTACTCAGGCTCTTTGTCACTTAGTTGCCGTGGGACGTAAAATACAAGACAGCACTGATATAGAAGAGTACATTGAAAAGCTAGTAATAAGTAATGTTATCAAAGATTGGAGGCGGCAAGATAGACTCTATAGATTATCCCACCTAGAAGAAATTGAAAATTGGTTTATCCGAGTTGATTCTAGCCAGAAGTTAGAAAAGCTGGCAGCTTTGAGTCTTTATAGAAAAATTCTAAACAAAGACAAAATTAGGTTTGAACAGAACGATCCTAAGCATTGGGATTTGCTAATATCAGGATTAGTGGCTAGAAATAATGATGATTTTCTGAAAGTTAGTAACCGGATTTACGAGCAAGTATTTACTTTAAATTGGGTTAACGAAAAAGAAGAAGCTTTACAGGAGGGCATGATGGCAGAGCCACTAAGTCGAATTTATAACAGAGATGTATTCATGTTAATTGACCAGAGTGCATCGACTCTAAAAAAAGATGGAGGTGAAAAGACACGTTGGAAGCTTTTGGAAGAGTTAATCACAGGTCATGTGGCGACGATTTTAGAAAGAGATGATGGCAGCGACGCACAGGTTAAAATCTGCGAACAAGTTTATGCAACTACGTTTAATTTGAATAAATATAGAGGCAATTTCTATATGATTTCAGATGCAGATAATGTAGAAGATATATTCTTAGAAAATCGCCCGGATGCCAATAGTTTTGTAGTGCCTACTCTGCGTCACTGCTTTGATATGTGGCTCAATGGACGGGAGAAAGTTACCCTTAAAGACATTAAAGACGGGAATGAAAAAGGAGCTTTCTTTATCATCTACACCGATGGACAATTTGACGACCCTCTTGCTTTTGAGCAGTTTATAACCGAAAGCACTCTGAAAGTTGAGGATCACCGGATTATAAAAATCCTAATTATTGGGTTAGGTAAAGGCGTTAATGTCAAATATTTTGATAATCTTGATACCCGGAGATACAAAGATGCTAAAGGCGATGATTGTAATATTGTTGTTTTCGATTTAGCTGAAGATTTAGATGAAGGCATCATTGAATTGATGCAGCGGCAACTTAGAGATTCTTCCAAAATGAGAAAGGGCTTTAGTCTGTAA